In Sebastes fasciatus isolate fSebFas1 chromosome 24, fSebFas1.pri, whole genome shotgun sequence, the following are encoded in one genomic region:
- the LOC141763185 gene encoding fidgetin-like produces the protein MISSNSVYGLKMQWTPEHSQWAEQHFDISSTTRSPAHKAEAYRAVPGHLQRSATYQYAWANDDISALTASNLLKKYAEKYSGILEMPYPEGPGVMNGRKVESEPWQDGVYPMSCIPEGVSIRKGGVAAASDVVSGMCSSPGLASSTLSEPSYSSSSCGSHAATALHSSSMPSQEYGPPYSSAYLHGSYSSQSAPAPALPSPLHSSGLLQPPPPPPSHPTLVPAYNGGSPNLSSYNYPPAGYPAQSSVGPGYSPGGAPPPSSYLPSGIAAPTPLPPSSTLPGYPYQSHNLTPIAPTPLNSSSSNSLKRKAFYMTGQGEIDSAYGNFGYGQARSSAESPMYRIADSSSANGGSNSAGGGGFDRSAEKSSLPFNPQKQSTMSSEQRKYSSQATGGPLTPPAYVTSTLGGSRSTDSLASFTSPSLSEQGADDHRLHLSHSAPGPTSSSSTSSSRPAEEQLKTSDPHLLDMVTSEIVQQGPPVDWSDIAGLELAKATLKEEVLWPILRPDMFSSLGPVPRCVLLFGPRGSGRTLLGRCLASQLGAPFLQLNGSTLATKWLAEGEKIIRASFLVARCRQPSVLFISEVDMLLSAHLSEESPINRLKGELLAQLDSLLMGSGEDNQVLVVCSTSRPQDMDEGLRRYFARRVLVPLPDGAARHQIVSQLLAQSQHKYCLSEEELALLVQRTEGFSGLDLARLCQEALIGLLHVSAQGMDMSGMMPRGQVRPLTYQDFESVFCKFQASISQKEIDTYTEWNKMFGCSQ, from the coding sequence GCTTAAAGATGCAGTGGACCCCCGAGCACAGCCAGTGGGCCGAACAGCATTTCGACATCTCCTCCACCACGCGCTCGCCAGCCCACAAGGCTGAGGCCTACAGGGCGGTACCTGGCCACCTGCAGCGCTCGGCCACCTACCAGTACGCCTGGGCCAATGACGACATCTCGGCCCTCACCGCCTCCAACCTGCTCAAGAAGTATGCCGAGAAGTATTCCGGCATCCTGGAGATGCCGTACCCCGAGGGCCCTGGAGTGATGAACGGACGGAAGGTTGAATCCGAGCCCTGGCAGGACGGCGTCTACCCCATGAGCTGCATCCCCGAGGGGGTTTCCATCCGAAAGGGAGGGGTGGCGGCGGCCTCGGATGTGGTGTCTGGCATGTGCAGCTCGCCAGGCCTCGCCTCCAGCACCCTGAGCGAGCCCAGCtactccagcagcagctgcGGGAGCCACGCTGCCACCGCCctgcactcctcctccatgccCTCTCAGGAATACGGCCCTCCGTACAGCAGCGCCTACCTGCACGGTAGTTACAGCTCCCAGTCTGCCCCCGCTCCGGCACTTCCCTCCCCACTGCACAGCTCTGGGCTCCTGCAGCCGCCCCCTCCGCCGCCCTCCCACCCCACTCTAGTCCCAGCTTACAACGGAGGCTCCCCCAACTTGTCTAGTTATAATTACCCCCCAGCAGGCTACCCAGCTCAGAGCTCCGTCGGGCCAGGATACAGCCCTGGAGGAGCACCCCCTCCATCCTCATACCTTCCCTCAGGCATCGCTGCACCTACACCCCTTCCCCCATCTTCTACTTTACCTGGATACCCATACCAGAGCCACAACCTGACCCCAATCGCCCCCACGCCTCTCAACAGTAGCTCCTCCAACTCACTGAAGAGGAAAGCCTTCTACATGACAGGCCAAGGAGAGATAGACTCCGCTTATGGTAACTTTGGCTACGGCCAGGCCCGGAGCTCGGCCGAGAGCCCCATGTACAGGAtagctgacagcagcagtgcGAACGGAGGCTCCAACAGCGCCGGTGGCGGTGGATTTGACAGAAGTGCTGAAAAGTCGTCTTTACCTTTTAATCCTCAGAAGCAGTCCACGATGTCCTCAGAGCAGAGGAAGTACAGCAGCCAGGCAACAGGTGGGCCGCTGACTCCCCCGGCCTATGTTACCTCCACCCTGGGGGGTTCCCGCTCAACAGATTCCCTCGCCAGCTTCACCTCCCCTTCCCTCAGCGAGCAAGGTGCCGACGATCACCGTCTCCACCTCTCCCACTCAGCACCAGGGCCtacctcctcctcatccactTCCTCCTCCCGGCCTGCTGAAGAGCAGCTAAAAACCAGTGACCCTCACCTCCTAGATATGGTTACCTCTGAAATCGTTCAGCAGGGGCCCCCAGTGGATTGGAGTGACATCGCAGGACTAGAACTGGCCAAGGCAACCCTGAAGGAGGAGGTCCTGTGGCCCATCCTGCGCCCGGACATGTTCAGCAGTTTAGGGCCAGTCCCACGTTGCGTGTTGCTGTTTGGCCCCAGGGGCAGTGGCAGGACGTTGCTGGGTCGCTGCCTGGCCAGCCAGCTGGGGGCGCCGTTCCTCCAGCTCAACGGTTCCACGTTGGCCACCAAGTGGCTGGCGGAGGGAGAAAAGATTATCCGAGCGTCCTTCCTAGTGGCGCGCTGCCGGCAGCCTTCAGTACTGTTCATTAGCGAGGTGGATATGCTGTTGTCAGCCCACCTCAGCGAAGAGAGTCCCATCAACCGGCTAAAGGGGGAGCTACTTGCCCAGTTGGACTCCCTTCTCATGGGCTCAGGCGAGGACAACCAAGTGTTGGTGGTTTGCTCCACAAGCAGGCCCCAGGACATGGACGAAGGGCTGCGCAGGTATTTTGCTCGGAGGGTCCTCGTGCCCCTGCCGGATGGCGCGGCCCGACACCAGATCGTGAGCCAGCTCCTGGCTCAATCTCAGCACAAGTACTGCTTGAGCGAGGAGGAGCTGGCGCTGCTGGTCCAGCGTACCGAGGGTTTCTCCGGACTGGACCTGGCCAGACTCTGCCAGGAGGCCCTCATAGGTCTGTTACACGTCTCTGCACAGGGCATGGACATGTCGGGTATGATGCCCAGGGGACAGGTCAGGCCCCTCACCTACCAGGACTTTGAGAGTGTCTTTTGTAAATTCCAAGCCAGTATATCACAGAAAGAGATTGACACGTACACTGAGTGGAACAAAATGTTCGGCTGCAGCCAGTGA